The sequence below is a genomic window from Ignavibacteriales bacterium.
AAGTAACAAATTTATTGGTGCAATGATGGAGAGAGAAAAAATAGCAATGATGATCAGCGTGGTTTGTGTGATGATGTCTCTTCTGTTTTTATTCTTACTGCTGATCGGTTAGAAAAATTATGAAAGCTGCTTCCTGTACTGTGACGGTGTTACGCCCGTCTGTTTTTTGAATATTGTATTGAAAGCTGTCTTTGAATTAAATCCCGAATCAAACGCAATTGAGATAAGATTATACTTTTCCGATTCACCTTCCGCTAATTTCTTTTTTACTTCTTCAACACGGTAATGATTAATGAAATCATAAAAACTCTGGTTCAATCTTGTGTTCAACAATTCAGAAAGGTTGTGTGTGGATACCGATAACTTATCCGCAAGCTCTCTTAATGTAAGCTCGCTATTGAGATATGGTTTATCGGTTTGCATCAACTCAAGCAAATTTTTTAGATGGTCCTTTGCATCTGTTTCCGACAATCCTGATTTCTGATAACTTTTTACTTCACCGGATGGCTGTTTTAATTCAGGCGAAACTTGTGTTTCATCTTTTTGAGCAGCGGGCTGAAATATCTGCGGCTGCTGAAGGCTGAGATAACCGATTGAATAAATAACAACGGTAGCTGCAAGGTATATCAATGAATCCATATTAATATTTTTTTCGGAGAAGATATCTACAATGTAACTGATGAGTACAATGCTCCACACGAGTGACAACCCGATGGTAAGATGTTTAAGCCAGTCGAGATTTATCTTTTCAATATTAGAATAAGAGTTCCTGATCTTGTTGTTGTAAAACCTCACGACTCTTATTGTTAATACCGTATAAATAATCCCGTGAACAGGTTTAAGATAATCGAGTATGCGCAGACCGGGCACTTCACTTACATTCTCTCCTTTTATTAACGCGATCTTAAATTCAGCACCTTGCAGATAAACAAAGATAAACCCGTAAATAACT
It includes:
- a CDS encoding AraC family transcriptional regulator, whose translation is MQGVLLSILLFTKKTNHTANVVLAIAILALSVDVFHSAYILFEYYYGFPHFMGVPYAFPFLYGPIFYLYAKLISSGGDLFDKKNYLHFIPFTLVVIYGFIFVYLQGAEFKIALIKGENVSEVPGLRILDYLKPVHGIIYTVLTIRVVRFYNNKIRNSYSNIEKINLDWLKHLTIGLSLVWSIVLISYIVDIFSEKNINMDSLIYLAATVVIYSIGYLSLQQPQIFQPAAQKDETQVSPELKQPSGEVKSYQKSGLSETDAKDHLKNLLELMQTDKPYLNSELTLRELADKLSVSTHNLSELLNTRLNQSFYDFINHYRVEEVKKKLAEGESEKYNLISIAFDSGFNSKTAFNTIFKKQTGVTPSQYRKQLS